The nucleotide window TGGCCAACGCGCCGGCGACGCACTATATGCGGTTGCCCGCAAGGCTTCAGCCAGCAACGCTTCGGGTTTATCCTCCACGGATAAACGCCGCTCTTCCATCACTACCCGAATTTCGCGATCAAAGGTTTCTCTGGTAAGAGCGAGATTGTGCATTCGATCTGCTTCGAGCTCCATAATGTCAGGCAGGTGCGATTTTTCTATGCGCGTGAAATACGCGGTACAGTCTTGCATTGTAAACGCATTCTCACTACCACCAAGAGCCGCTACGCGCCGCGAAAATTCACCTGGCCCAACCTGCTGGGTCCCACGAAACATCATATGCTCAAGGACATGCGCAACCCCAGTGGTGCCACTCAGCTCATCGAGCGAACCGGCTTTATAAAAAAGCATCTGCATTACCGTTGGGGCGCGGTGATCTTCCCGCACAATAACTCTTAACCCGTTAGCTAAAGCAAATTCCGTCGTAGGCAACGTGTATCGGACCTCGGCTGCAGCTTCAGCTTTCAAGTCAGCAGCAGATACGCTAGCGACGCATACTAACGTCGCAATACCGATGCCGCTCGGTAAGCCATAAGCGCGCATAGAAGAGAGCGCCCTCAAGCATAATGGCCTAACGATTTTCAATACGCTTTTCAAGGTATTCTTTTTCAGAGACATAGATTCATTTAATTCAACGTTGATTCAGCAACAGTGCAGCAACGGACGGCCCGACACATTGTGCGAATGCCCCAAACAGTGGTTAATACCGGCCCCAGACGGAGGGCGCTTTCCCTTCCATCTGCTAAAATACCCCCTTTCGTTTACATCCACTCTCAGCTTTTTCCAAGTCACATCCTTCAAACTATAAACCATGTTTAGCTTCTTCAAAAAGCTTCATAAGAGCTCAACATCAGCCCCCGAACCTGCTGAGGCAGAGCATAAAACAAAAAACGACACTCAGGATAAAAATCCTTCCGCTCCAGCGCTGACTCCAGATCGTCCAACCTCCTGGGTCAACCGGCTAAAATCTGGTTTGGCGAAAACCCGCAACAACTTTACAAACCTTTTTACCAACGTCAAGATCGATGAGGACTTTTTTGAAGAACTGGAAGCTGCGCTTTTAATGGCCGACACGGGGCTTGAGGCAAGCCAATTCTTGCTGAATGCTCTGCGCCAAAAAGTCCTTGCGGAACGGCTTAATGACGGTGAAGCCGTTAAAGCAGCACTGCGCTCCTTATTAGCGGATTTATTAAAACCTCTTGAACACACATTAGTGCTTGACCGTGCGCAACCCTTAGTGATGATGATCACCGGCGTGAACGGCGCCGGCAAAACCACTAGCATTGGCAAACTCGCCCAACATTTACAACGGCATGGACAATCTGTATTGCTTGCCGCGGGCGACACTTTTCGCGCCGCCGCGCACGAACAGCTTGCGCTATGGGGGGAACGTAATCAGATTAATGTCATCTCACAGCAAAGCGGAGACCCCGCCGCAGTCATTTTCGACGCCCTCAACGCGGCACGCGCACGTAAGCTAGACATCCTGATGGCGGACACCGCCGGGCGCCTGCCAACGCAATTGCATTTGATGGAGGAGTTGAAAAAAATCAAACGCGTGATTGCTAAAGCCATGGCTGATGCTCCGCATGAGGTACTGCTAGTGATTGACGCAAACACT belongs to Mycoavidus sp. B2-EB and includes:
- the ftsY gene encoding signal recognition particle-docking protein FtsY — its product is MFSFFKKLHKSSTSAPEPAEAEHKTKNDTQDKNPSAPALTPDRPTSWVNRLKSGLAKTRNNFTNLFTNVKIDEDFFEELEAALLMADTGLEASQFLLNALRQKVLAERLNDGEAVKAALRSLLADLLKPLEHTLVLDRAQPLVMMITGVNGAGKTTSIGKLAQHLQRHGQSVLLAAGDTFRAAAHEQLALWGERNQINVISQQSGDPAAVIFDALNAARARKLDILMADTAGRLPTQLHLMEELKKIKRVIAKAMADAPHEVLLVIDANTGQNALAQVKAFDDALGLTGLIVTKLDGTAKGGILAAIARQRPIPVYFIGVGEHIDDLQPFCAEEFANALLN